Within Telopea speciosissima isolate NSW1024214 ecotype Mountain lineage chromosome 8, Tspe_v1, whole genome shotgun sequence, the genomic segment ggttttagtatttttttaaaataccctttaagatcccatttccttgactGCCAGCCAGcatagcagcaaaatttcatccGCCGGACATCGTACAACTCGGGGGATTGCAtaggagaggagctcaatccatgCCCCATGGTACAAGGTGAAGACATGAGAATCCATAAACTTGTTAAAGCATGTACTCTACCGACAACACACCAACCAACTGTGTCAATGAGAGTTAAAAGCACCAATAAAGGAGGAGGTGCTCGATGTCTCTTCGTTTCTTCTCCCTCgttctttctttgtaattgCCAAGTTTACAGAATCCTTCCTCCTTCCTGCCTCTTCTAAAATAGAGTATTACAGTTCACACACCTCAAGCAGGACAAAacctaaaaagagaaaaatcacAAAACCCTCCACATTCACCACCTACAGTGGCTCACCCAAAATCTCTACTCTGGTTTTGGGTTATTAATTAAACTGAACCGAAAAGAGTCTGGTTCCTTTTTTCCGGCTTAACATCGATCTGGTTCGGTCCAGTTTTTAACCCTTTGTTTTGCTGAAGTCAACCCATTCCTGATTAACACAGTTAACACTCTTAGGTTAATTTTGTTTAATCAAATTTCTTACCTCCCCCACTGCTCAACCCAAACTGGTTCAACCCGGCCAGAATTTTATCAAAGAAACCATTCCAGCCACCCAATCCAAAAAGCTAAGACCAATCTAAACCAGCCCATGCTATCGAATCCAATAGCTCAATCTGGAATTGGGCAAATAGTTATTAGCCCCAAACCAAACTGGCCGAGCCATTTCCGGCCACGTCTATAGCTCAGGCTCTCAGCACCACCAATATATCCAATGGCTCTCAGGTTCACGTGAATACTTACTGTAGCTATCCATCTTCACATGCACGACCCTACTAGAAGAAATAAAGCATCCCTTCcccctttcctctctctctttctctctctctctattgtgcAAACtctgcttctctttttcttattctgtgtaatctttctttctttctccaatgTCTCTTCTTGCCTTTCCCTCTTCTTATTATGGAATTGGGTTTTGTTTTATAATTCTGTATTTGATTCAGGTTTTTACCCAAACAGCTTCATCAGCTCTACTGGTAGGATTGAAGAACCACCATATGACCCATCATTTCAGGAAATCACAACCCATTGAAGCCAATAAAACCACCTGCAACTTGTTCGTCGGGAGCTGGGTTCGTGATGATTCTTACCTAACCTATGACTCTTCCTCATGTCCTATCATTGACCCAGGTTTCAATTGCCAGATGAATGGTCGACCTGATACAGATTATCTCAGATATCGATGGAAACCCATGAATTGTGAGCTCCCCAGGTACATACCCATTACAAATAATTCTTTCTCTGTTCTACtctgttcttctctgttttctctgGTTAATTAAAATGGTGGAATTAGCAGGTTCAGTGGGCTTGATTTTCTGATGAAGATGAGAGGGAAGACTGTGATGTTCGTGGGTGATTCACTGGGTCGTAACCAATGGGAGTCTTTGATTTGTATGATTTCCATTTCGGTGCCACAGTCACCTACCCAATTGCTCAGGGCAGATCCTCTGTACACGTTCAAGTTCTTGGTGAGTAGTAATTTTTATTAAGGGTCGAACACCATATGAGAGTGTATTAAATTAGTATTTAATATGTATTTGTGTACATGTACAGGAATACGGAGTGTCGGTGTTGTTCTATAGAGCACCGTATTTGGTGGATATAGATATGGTTCAAGGGAAGCGAATTCTGCGGTTGGAGGATATCTCAGGCAATGCTAATACTTGGAGAGGTGTTGATGTCTTGTCGTTTAATTCTGGCCACTGGTGGCTTCACAAGGGTTCTCTTCAAGGGTTTGTATACTTTtctttgggaaaaagaattctgtccgggagtgctggcgtaggccagcactcccatgaatctccTCCCTATATGAATAGACACTTTTGTCCTTTGTTTTGAGATGGACACATTGGAG encodes:
- the LOC122671078 gene encoding protein PMR5-like, whose translation is MSLLAFPSSYYGIGFCFIILYLIQVFTQTASSALLVGLKNHHMTHHFRKSQPIEANKTTCNLFVGSWVRDDSYLTYDSSSCPIIDPGFNCQMNGRPDTDYLRYRWKPMNCELPRFSGLDFLMKMRGKTVMFVGDSLGRNQWESLICMISISVPQSPTQLLRADPLYTFKFLEYGVSVLFYRAPYLVDIDMVQGKRILRLEDISGNANTWRGVDVLSFNSGHWWLHKGSLQGWDYMESGGTLYQDMDRFVAFERGLRTWASWVDTNIDPTKTRVFFQGISPTHYNPSEWNSGGAPSASKNCYGETMPLSGGTYPGPYPDQMKVVQGVLGDMQTPVNLLDITMLSLLRKDGHPSIYSPDHTTDCSHWCLPGLPDTWNQLFYTSLFF